A single genomic interval of Penicillium psychrofluorescens genome assembly, chromosome: 2 harbors:
- a CDS encoding uncharacterized protein (ID:PFLUO_003332-T1.cds;~source:funannotate): MEFVGAIGELKALPESTHLLCPRKSDEDYGRYDEPDKTDESGRSFRELVAEATARKEKFLSCMRILAYNADGVEELQTWVLSKLDETLEKCDLCIKHYYTGKLWLMDQLKEEDYQEEDIETFAQRIDEWDIKRITRNLGAATAQLRQARPEEIGLAILERAALLSIFETLSCEAMLRSEDLLKQYFDEPFGLIQTRRTLKISDYIPAVTRFLFDPNQTRHIWAIHAWIRYTRPPTTLEFDWALRDGLLSALRAASQLNPPQVGVIQRLWRGMHVIVKKLDKEQITHQLRALEIDPLRLTVDHLGLPVPALRFLLNTIQTFLEKAPADFWDAMQTISPQAIMEQAFYNTQYETYLMQLTEGEPYEKSAMKEMLSWVTPFLTSLKGAAQPSACRFLASQLLGRFQKAKYPNLSRYHCFHIGLNSLLHTLRRFTDHEASRGSVERIVLAETMGVVSDNITHILEPPIFAIEASRQQEIGSLCMDVVRNTLALECQSLKSDYEVILKHNTLSHGVSTYSAPIWDAVIKHLHQDNVALSTAALLGILPLVGLEKFQTKGGDNPEKTHFNMIYGHLTHLSCQIIERLADFRPEHLDTLFRSQDTSSALISTLFAADLNTYQAAIDLIKNVSGQSARRDAISHLLQSFFTTTMYGLSWSFRRISNMKTFAPAPRMLHTGTDIVEILCDSQTGMLRTRTLADRREVLSVQKLWEYLWQALTTIFDETEAWHLRGNDKSVMLEFCRDTIQFANFLFDQYGVFLGAVGDASTGQNENFLKSPTTTMSAMVKWLRLKDEYLATTLVGLVAKLLRRLGALNVTTVKQDALSFIEGVAVNGTIKTILTPREKAELVRALEAYYKKPVITASTAALKKQSSITAFTKPGVSSPSTRVTSEDDFEDVPDEDLLALSRSVELNKERLAGQAQRKAERPSSKTGVAVKPPRSTLTKTLVAPRPKDDASNVLSFREKREREKEAKKKRDLAELARLKKNMPVRGVAEQTAEQGSGLKGIGIKGKDHTTPAESMMVSSGSDTDSESEDEIDKELFGARPKKPDAVAAYEQSKKQSLQQQPIKKAKRHRSMKDMRARLTPDLSSLHHSILSWDFFSTGDLPPTSDRTDYSLVSNSFRSSTDYQKTFEPLLILEAWQGFQQAKEEAQFRPFEVKVMSRLTVDSWIEVSTQPLGLPPKDFSLGEGDLIMFSNSSTISPEAKVPHVLARVCGVNRKNGKMEVTYRMNPSQNKFLSTFATGATAWAVKVTSLTPVDREYGALMALQYYDLCDEIVTAKPSPILTYSDTRLQPIMDNYTINRAQARAIKSAVDNDAFTLIQGPPGSGKTKTIVALVGCLLSNVLDAGGTPIGPAYNTGPAPRAATSKKLLICAPSNAAVDELVMRMKEGVRTIAGRNEKLSVIRLGRSDAINAKVLDVTLDEMVNARLSKDSTSGSGTDMKKLYEEHKATDTSFKEIRGRLDESRAKGLPPPDELEREFELMKKKRSQLSTAIDKARDQNHTLARNADMNKRRIQQEIINGANVICTTLSGSGHEIFQSMNVEFETVIIDEAAQCIELSALIPLKYGCSKCVLVGDPKQLPPTVLSKMASKFQYEQSLFVRMQKNYPRDVHLLDVQYRMHPDISRFPSLTFYDGKLQDGPDMAKLRTRPWHQSELLSPYRFFDVQGMHQSATKGHSLINYAELQVAMQLYDRLITDVKDYEFAGKIGIITPYKGQLRELKMQFTARYGEDILKTVDFNTTDAFQGRESEVIIFSCVRASNKGIGFLADIRRMNVGLTRAKSSLWVLGNSRSLAQGEFWNGLIRNARERNVYTEGNIVRALEKPQFMGYKDVEMADVDSPEVPPVSRPSSVSMENMSDSRSVSVSVSARNTPAPPVDGPSGGPSGLDETRNCGICGSPDHFTSKCDNVDAKEGTHGNCYRCGKPGHNKLFCKAERCLECGECGHSLRNCTSTKTLSKQEKKRIAREEENRRELQKKNAERRGLKHQAKHDPKVPVVQTTTHSPPQGSNKSDETNTSYKRKRTDTPPTASKASRPRTLGPSGPSGPPPNAPNAPKGLRGKLDANAPPPGGLVKPSRDGPAYAPMEKQPPTGPRAEQTSQPPPRPRPPMMRKRKEVDPFIRPKRR, encoded by the exons ATGGAGTTTGTGGGTGCGATCGG AGAGCTCAAGGCTCTCCCGGAGAGTACCCATCTCCTTTGCCCGCGCAAGAGCGACGAAGACTACGGACGCTACGATGAACCAGACAAGACGGATGAATCAGGAAGGAGCTTCCGAGAGCTAGTGGCGGAGGCAACAGCTCGGAAGGAGAAGTTCCTTTCTTGCATGCGCATCTTGGCCTACAACGCGGATGGCGTGGAGGAGCTCCAGACCTGGGTGTTGAGCAAGCTGGACGAGACGCTGGAGAAATGTGATCTCTGTATCAAACACTACTACACCGGCAAGCTCTGGCTCATGGACCagctcaaggaggaggaTTACCAGGAAGAGGATATCGAGACTTTTGCGCAGCGTATCGACGAATGGGATATCAAGCGCATCACTCGCAACTTGGGGGCGGCCACGGCTCAGCTGCGACAGGCCCGGCCGGAGGAGATTGGTCTGGCGATTTTGGAGCGAGCGGCGCTGTTGTCAATCTTCGAGACACTGAGCTGTGAGGCCATGCTGCGCAGCGAGGATCTTCTCAAACAATACTTCGACGAGCCATTCGGTCTCATCCAGACCCGTCGAACCCTGAAAATCTCCGATTACATCCCCGCCGTCACTAGGTTCTTGTTCGACCCCAACCAGACCCGCCACATCTGGGCTATCCACGCATGGATTCGCTATACTCGACCCCCAACCACGCTGGAGTTCGACTGGGCTCTGAGGGATGGACTTCTCAGCGCCCTGCGCGCTGCCTCGCAGCTGAACCCACCCCAGGTCGGCGTTATCCAGCGGCTGTGGCGTGGCATGCATGTCATCGTCAAGAAACTTGACAAAGAGCAGATCACACACCAGCTCCGTGCATTGGAAATTGACCCTCTCCGCCTGACGGTGGACCATCTCGGCTTGCCCGTGCCTGCCCTGCGATTCCTTCTGAATACGATCCAAACCTTTCTCGAGAAAGCCCCCGCCGACTTCTGGGACGCCATGCAGACCATCTCGCCGCAGGCAATCATGGAGCAGGCTTTCTACAACACCCAATACGAAACCTATCTCATGCAGCTCACCGAGGGCGAGCCATATGAAAAAtcggccatgaaggaaaTGCTGTCCTGGGTCACTCCGTTTTTGACGTCGCTCAAAGGCGCTGCCCAGCCATCGGCGTGCCGATTCCTCGCATCACAGCTGCTGGGCCGTTTCCAGAAAGCAAAGTATCCCAATCTCTCCCGCTATCACTGTTTCCACATTGGCCTGAACAGCCTTCTTCATACCCTTCGCCGCTTCACCGACCACGAGGCTTCGCGAGGGTCAGTTGAACGCATTGTGTTGGCTGAGACGATGGGGGTGGTCAGTGACAATATTACCCACATCCTCGAACCTCCGATCTTTGCCATTGAGGCGAGTCGTCAACAGGAGATCGGGTCGTTGTGTATGGATGTCGTGCGCAACACCCTAGCCTTGGAATGCCAGTCACTGAAGAGCGATTACGAGGTCATCCTGAAACACAACACCCTCTCGCACGGAGTGTCCACGTACTCGGCGCCTATCTGGGATGCGGTCATCAAACATCTTCACCAAGATAATGTCGCCCTCTCGACGGCCGCGCTTTTGGGCATTTTGCCGCTTGTCGGCCTGGAAAAGTTCCAGACCAAGGGCGGAGACAATCCGGAAAAGACGCATTTCAACATGATTTATGGCCACCTCACACACCTCTCCTGCCAGATCATCGAACGTCTGGCAGATTTCCGCCCGGAGCATCTGGATACCTTATTCCGTAGCCAGGATACCAGTAGCGCCCTGATCTCGACCCTGTTCGCCGCAGACCTCAACACCTATCAAGCCGCCATAGACCTCATTAAGAACGTCAGCGGCCAGTCTGCGCGCCGGGACGCCATATCCCACCTCCTACAGTCTTTCTTCACTACAACGATGTATGGCCTGAGCTGGTCGTTCCGCCGAATATCCAATATGAAGACGTTCGCGCCCGCGCCACGGATGCTGCATACGGGAACAGACATCGTGGAGATTCTCTGTGATAGTCAGACAGGTATGCTACGTACGCGCACTCTGGCCGACCGTCGCGAGGTGCTCTCTGTCCAGAAACTGTGGGAGTACCTATGGCAGGCCCTCACCACGATTTTCGACGAGACCGAGGCTTGGCATCTGCGTGGCAACGACAAGTCGGTGATGCTGGAATTCTGTCGAGACACGATCCAGTTTGCGAATTTTCTCTTTGACCAATATGGTGTTTTCCTGGGCGCCGTGGGGGATGCAAGTACCGGGCAGAACGAGAACTTCCTCAAGTCGCCAACGACAACAATGAGTGCGATGGTGAAGTGGCTGCGTCTGAAGGACGAGTACCTGGCAACAACTCTGGTGGGACTGGTCGCTAAGCTATTGAGGCGACTGGGGGCTTTGAATGTCACCACAGTGAAGCAAGATGCATTGAGCTTTATTGAGGGCGTCGCAGTGAATGGGACAATCAAGACAATCCTCACCCCACGTGAAAAGGCTGAATTGGTGCGCGCTCTGGAGGCCTACTACAAGAAACCCGTCATCACAGCTTCCACTGCTgccctcaagaagcagagCTCGATTACTGCGTTTACCAAACCCGGCGTCTCGAGCCCTTCCACCCGAGTGACCAGCGAGGACGACTTTGAGGATGTGCCGGACGAAGATCTGCTTGCCCTTTCTCGCTCAGTTGAACTCAATAAGGAACGCCTCGCTGGCCAGGCCCAGCGCAAAGCCGAGAGGCCGTCCTCTAAGACGGGTGTGGCCGTTAAGCCGCCGCGCTCTACGCTCACCAAGACCCTGGTCGCCCCTCGGCCCAAAGACGATGCCAGCAACGTCTTGTCCTTCCGCGAGAagcgcgagcgcgagaaagaggccaagaagaaacGCGATTTGGCCGAACTCGCCCGTCTCAAGAAGAACATGCCTGTTCGTGGGGTGGCAGAGCAGACGGCCGAGCAGGGATCCGGCCTGAAAGGTATTGGTATCAAGGGCAAAGACCATACTACCCCAGCGGAGAGTATGATGGTTTCGTCTGGTTCTGATACAGATTCTGAGAGTGAAGACGAAATAGACAAGGAGCTATTCGGCGCAAGACCCAAGAAACCCGATGCCGTGGCGGCATACGAGCAGAGCAAGAAACAATccctgcagcagcagccgatcaagaaggccaagcgcCATCGGTCCATGAAGGATATGCGTGCCCGTCTGACCCCGGATCTCTCTTCGTTGCACCACTCTATCCTTTCTTGGGATTTCTTTTCAACTGGGGATCTCCCTCCCACATCGGATCGCACCGACTACTCCCTAGTTTCCAATTCCTTCCGCTCCTCCACCGACTACCAGAAAACCTTTGAACCTCTCTTGATCCTTGAGGCCTGGCAAGGTTTCCagcaggccaaggaagaAGCCCAGTTCCGCCCCTTCGAGGTCAAGGTCATGTCCCGCTTGACGGTTGACTCGTGGATCGAAGTCAGCACCCAGCCCCTCGGTCTGCCACCCAAGGATTTCAGCCTGGGAGAAGGGGACCTTATCATGTTTTCCAACTCGTCCACTATCTCCCCCGAAGCGAAGGTGCCTCATGTGCTGGCGCGTGTCTGCGGTGTCAACAGGAAGAACGGCAAGATGGAGGTCACATACCGCATGAACCCTTCTCAGAACAAGTTTCTCAGTACGTTTGCAACGGGCGCCACGGCCTGGGCTGTGAAAGTCACATCGTTGACTCCGGTCGACCGCGAATATGGTGCCTTGATGGCACTTCAGTACTACGATCTGTGCGACGAAATCGTCACAGCTAAGCCATCGCCGATCCTCACATACTCCGACACGAGACTGCAACCCATCATGGACAACTACACCATCAATCGTGCCCAAGCCAGGGCCATCAAGTCAGCCGTGGACAACGACGCATTCACCCTTATCCAGGGACCCCCCGGTTCCGGAAAGACCAAGACCATTGTCGCTCTTGTGGGATGTCTCTTGAGCAATGTTCTGGATGCAGGTGGGACACCGATTGGGCCGGCATACAATACCGGCCCAGCACCAAGAGCCGCGACTTCTAAGAAGCTGTTAATCTGTGCTCCCAGCAACGCCGCGGTCGATGAACTGGTGATGCGAATGAAGGAGGGCGTCAGGACAATTGCCGGTCGCAACGAGAAACTTTCGGTCATCCGTCTGGGCCGAAGTGATGCGATTAATGCCAAGGTGCTGGACGTGACTCTGGACGAGATGGTCAACGCTCGTCTGAGCAAGGATTCAACCTCGGGCAGCGGAACCGACATGAAAAAGCTATACGAAGAGCACAAGGCAACGGATACCTCATTCAAAGAAATCCGTGGTCGTCTTGACGAGAGCCGCGCGAAGGGGCTGCCCCCACCGGACGAACTTGAGCGGGAGTTTGAgttgatgaaaaagaagcgaTCGCAGTTGAGTACGGCTATTGACAAGGCTCGCGATCAGAACCATACCTTGGCACGTAATGCCGATATGAACAAGCGGCGCATCCAGCAAGAGATCATCAACGGCGCCAATGTCATCTGCACAACCCTTAGTGGTTCGGGGCATGAGATCTTCCAGAGCATGAATGTCGAATTCGAAACAGTGATCATTGACGAGGCCGCCCAGTGTATTGAACTGAGCGCCCTCATTCCGCTTAAATACGGCTGCTCGAAGTGTGTACTTGTTGGTGACCCCAAGCAGCTGCCACCCACCGTCCTGTCGAAGATGGCGTCGAAATTCCAGTACGAGCAAAGTTTGTTCGTGCGGATGCAGAAAAACTACCCACGGGACGTGCACTTGCTGGATGTCCAGTACCGTATGCATCCAGACATCAGCCGCTTCCCCAGTTTGACCTTCTACGACGGGAAGCTCCAGGATGGACCGGATATGGCGAAACTTCGCACTCGCCCTTGGCATCAGAGCGAACTCCTGAGCCCGTACCGATTCTTCGACGTTCAGGGCATGCACCAGAGTGCCACCAAGGGCCACTCCCTGATCAACTACGCGGAACTTCAAGTGGCCATGCAGCTTTACGATCGTCTGATCACGGATGTCAAAGATTACGAGTTTGCAGGCAAGATCGGCATCATCACGCCATATAAGGGCCAGCTGAGGGAGTTGAAGATGCAATTTACGGCTCGATACGGCGAGGATATCCTCAAGACGGTTGATTTCAACACCACGGATGCTTTCCAAGGTAGGGAGAGTGAAGTaatcatcttctcctgcgTGCGCGCATCGAATAAGGGTATCGGTTTCTTAGCGGATATCCGTCGTATGAACGTCGGGCTTACTCGTGCCAAATCGTCGCTGTGGGTTCTGGGCAACTCGCGGTCTCTGGCACAGGGCGAGTTCTGGAATGGTCTGATCCGTAACGCTCGCGAGAGGAATGTCTATACCGAAGGCAATATCGTCCGGGCCCTCGAGAAACCGCAGTTCATGGGCTACAAGGACGTTGAAATGGCGGACGTTGATTCACCCGAGGTCCCCCCAGTGTCTCGACCGTCGTCTGTGTCGATGGAAAACATGTCAGACTCTCGCTCAGTCTCGGTGTCTGTCTCCGCACGCAACactccagctccacctgTCGACGGACCATCTGGAGGGCCGTCGGGTCTGGACGAGACAAGGAACTGTGGTATCTGCGGAAGCCCTGACCATTTCACCTCGAAGTGCGATAATGTGGATGCCAAAGAAGGTACCCATGGCAACTGCTACCGCTGTGGAAAGCCTGGACACAACAAATTGTTTTGCAAAGCTGAACGCTGTCTCGAATGCGGCGAATGCGGACACTCGTTGCGCAATTGCACATCGACCAAAACCCTCTCcaagcaagaaaagaagcgcATTGcccgcgaggaggagaacCGCCGAGAACTCCAAAAGAAGAACGCCGAGCGCCGGGGCCTCAAACACCAGGCCAAACATGATCCCAAGGTACCGGTCGTCCAGACCACCACGCACTCTCCGCCACAAGGGTCGAACAAATCCGACGAGACCAATACTAGCTACAAGCGCAAGCGTACCGACACCCCACCGACTGCATCCAAGGCATCGCGGCCTCGCACCCTCGGCCCGTCAGGACCATCGGGCCCGCCACCAAACGCACCAAACGCCCCGAAGGGCCTGCGAGGCAAACTCGACGCCAATGCCCCACCGCCGGGA GGATTGGTTAAGCCCTCTCGCGATGGGCCGGCCTATGCTCCCATGGAGAAGCAGCCGCCCACTGGGCCCCGCGCGGAGCAG ACTTCTCAGCCCCCACCCAGACCCCGCCCCCCGATGATGCGCAAGAGGAAGGAAGTCGATCCGTTCATCCGTCCGAAGCGTCGCTAA
- a CDS encoding uncharacterized protein (ID:PFLUO_003334-T1.cds;~source:funannotate) yields the protein MTTPTPRTPQVPQHVTALLSHLTSRPGVHSTLILSRRDGSIIQGTGLLASPTVDANGAPRPSTTDSIPSSSAPQQSDESASSPAPPAANASSSSSPPYQPSQAEALAAHIFAFVSSASALGVSLSRPASQQNGSAHESQPAAWDAGHESYANGTSTPREEDRDADTVDAEEDEVKLLRMRTRKHEIVVVPDKKYLLCVVHDAAHASGGPGVAGARVSR from the exons ATGACCACGCCGACGCCG CGGACGCCGCAAGTCCCCCAACATGTTACCGCGCTCCTCTCTCACCTCACCTCCCGCCCGGGGGTGCATTCCACCCTGATCCTCTCCCGCCGAGACGGCTCCATCATTCAAGGTACGGGGCTGCTCGCCTCTCCAACAGTCGATGCAAATGGAgcgcctcgtccatccacCACAGACTCcattccttcttcttccgcacCACAGCAATCCGACGAGtcggcttcctcgcctgCTCCCCCCGCCGCCAAcgcatcttcatcatcatcaccaccctACCAGCCCTCCCAGGCCGAGGCCCTAGCCGCACACATCTTCGCCTTTGTCTCTAGTGCTTCAGCGCTGGGTGTCTCGCTATCGCGACCTGCCTCGCAGCAGAACGGCAGTGCCCATGAGTCCCAGCCTGCTGCGTGGGACGCCGGACATGAGAGCTACGCGAATGGCACTAGTACGCCGCGCGAGGAGGACCGTGATGCGGACACAGTTGAcgcggaggaagacgaggtcAAGCTTCTTCGTATGCGTACGCGGAAACATGAGATTGTCGTCGTGCCGGACAAGAAGTACCTGCTCTGCGTCGTGCATGATGCCGCGCACGCCAGTGGCGGGCCCGGCGTGGCAGGCGCTCGCGTGTCTAGGTGA
- a CDS encoding uncharacterized protein (ID:PFLUO_003333-T1.cds;~source:funannotate), whose amino-acid sequence MHRGDPVHDCAIAPSPIVPTYRRDRPHLSSKLRRYSLSVMTGQPDATRPRGASNPRPQARSAGMAERPSRNESLVDLVRFFQTQQSTTPAEPASASTAPLPDAESKDMKPLHRRLLHFTQRQKKDGPSKPTKVTDQQKQIEALQREGYLLATPTHKPKGSLDRSLSQSKQDVENIGQPWLNGGKTSPDERKRRLASLDLSDFGSMVDVAVSLSGTFDDDSVPPPYQPPVHGSSPSSSMIPIAGSTTNSSPIRGPSPTGATETQQGRLLDDQVPRPASSATSSVRVVSQGPAVGSSTSLPVTHAERIENTQKEDQAPSNPGSPRKSSETSYSSSTASQTTSASAQHTLKLFPSVAPPRISSKNARRISLNPQYTTFSVHPSATPSQANISESAVDLPERSNASAAPLTSAQADNGPAKSSSTSSTAEASANPTKPQEATADAQSKVTPQSTSMGNTLSAFPLPAPTKPLPSLPATPRSPSAPPDAPAQSNVRMVRSGPMDLGIHSLPEEKDGQSAASSLRGTRPATALGHNDLREEVEEEAPRPNSSYSRSMTPTQLTPRRRHHQRVRMSPMQEVPESPSRKRDQDIKDTPLADSPVLGHTSPVKIPRKGAVHKQGLTISPRVDRKSLPFGLPSPPPTANLPLEPTTQQVNSQPGRNYTTSSGSGRAMEVPFTPGLYRVSRSNSSRSSLRHESIPEAHQPDRSESPLPSSDDEGFGPGTDKPRSRRTVDKRQHTKTTRRVHDTRNVRQVSAPSRPRHQQHQHRPKRSLTPPGRSTHSLDKNASSPQSQYSQSTYRSRDSPNSYRAPAPTQSSHLLEDRVANLERQNKILQAALMAALDVGVKNNLEDFQTDPRLTPAFPPAALGNPYLPRFTPRPESWVSSSRSSDYSGFETPNSSFPDGRANAKQLDNKVEDIESEWTSDKSSLRGSREAQTAQAS is encoded by the coding sequence ATGCATCGGGGCGACCCTGTGCATGACTGTGCCATCGCACCCAGTCCCATTGTCCCGACTTATCGCCGTGATCGACCTCACCTCTCGTCCAAGCTCAGGCGCTACAGTCTGTCTGTCATGACGGGACAGCCTGATGCGACAAGGCCTCGAGGTGCTAGTAATCCGCGGCCACAAGCCCGCTCAGCAGGGATGGCCGAACGACCCTCCAGGAATGAAAGCCTGGTCGACCTCgtccgcttcttccagacTCAACAGAGTACTACTCCCGCGGAGCCCGCTTCTGCCTCGACCGCTCCGCTGCCGGACGCCGAGTCCAAGGACATGAAGCCCCTACATCGCCGCCTGCTTCATTTTACGCAGCGccaaaagaaagatggcCCGTCCAAGCCTACCAAGGTCACTGACCAGCAGAAGCAAATTGAGGCGCTTCAACGCGAAGGATATCTGCTCGCGACCCCGACGCACAAACCTAAAGGAAGTCTGGACCGGTCCCTTTCCCAATCAAAGCAGGATGTCGAAAACATTGGACAACCTTGGCTGAATGGGGGGAAGACGAGCCCCGACGAGAGAAAGCGTCGCCTCGCCTCTCTGGATCTCAGCGACTTTGGCTCCATGGTCGACGTCGCCGTTTCGCTGTCTGGTACCTTTGATGATGATTCAGTGCCGCCTCCCTACCAACCACCTGTTCACGGATCGTCTCCCTCATCATCCATGATACCAATCGCAGGCTCGACTACCAATTCAAGCCCTATCCGAgggccttctccaacagGAGCCACGGAAACTCAGCAGGGCAGGTTGTTGGATGACCAAGTGCCACGGCCTGCTAGTTCCGCAACCTCAAGTGTTCGCGTCGTCTCTCAAGGGCCGGCCGTTGGCTCTTCAACTAGCTTGCCAGTGACCCATGCAGAGCGAATCGAGAACACGCAAAAGGAAGACCAGGCACCCAGCAATCCCGGAAGCCCTAGGAAGTCCAGCGAAACGTCTTATTCATCATCTACTGCTTCTCAGACCACCTCAGCGTCTGCGCAACATACATTGAAGCTCTTCCCCAGTGTCGCTCCGCCCCGTATATCCAGCAAGAATGCCAGGCGCATCTCGTTGAACCCTCAGTATACGACATTCAGTGTTCACCCGTCGGCGACCCCTTCACAGGCGAATATTTCGGAGAGTGCTGTTGACCTTCCCGAACGGTCAAACGCATCAGCGGCACCTTTAACAAGTGCACAAGCGGACAACGGACCAGCAAAGTCTTCCAGTACCTCATCAACTGCAGAAGCATCCGCCAATCCTACCAAGCCGCAGGAAGCTACAGCAGATGCCCAAAGCAAAGTAACACCGCAATCAACGTCCATGGGCAATACCTTGAGCGCCTTCCCTCTCCCAGCACCAACCAAGCCTCTACCGTCGCTCCCGGCGACCCCGCGATCACCAAGTGCTCCCCCAGATGCCCCTGCCCAGTCCAATGTCCGAATGGTCCGCTCAGGACCAATGGACCTGGGGATTCACTCTCtgccagaagagaaagatggccAATCTGCCGCTTCCAGTCTTCGCGGCACTCGCCCTGCAACTGCTCTGGGCCACAACGACCTCCGagaggaggttgaggaggaggctcCGCGACCAAACTCGAGTTACTCCCGATCTATGACTCCTACGCAGCTCACTCCGAGGCGgcgccaccaccagcgcgTGCGCATGTCTCCCATGCAGGAAGTTCCCGAAAGCCCTTCGCGAAAGCGCGATCAAGACATCAAGGATACTCCTTTGGCTGATTCTCCTGTGCTGGGACATACTAGCCCTGTCAAAATTCCCAGGAAAGGTGCCGTGCACAAACAGGGACTCACTATCAGCCCTCGCGTTGATAGAAAGAGTCTTCCTTTCGGTCTTCCCTCACCTCCTCCTACTGCCAACCTTCCTCTGGAACCTACCACCCAGCAAGTCAATTCGCAACCAGGCCGTAACTATACAACATCGTCTGGATCAGGACGCGCAATGGAGGTTCCTTTCACCCCTGGGCTTTATCGAGTCTCTCGCAGCAACAGTTCACGAAGTAGTCTTCGCCATGAAAGCATCCCGGAGGCACACCAACCTGATCGCTCCGAATCACCCCTCCCATCTTCGGACGATGAAGGCTTTGGACCTGGGACAGATAAGCCCCGTTCGCGTCGCACCGTCGATAAACGCCAGCACACTAAAACCACACGCCGAGTCCACGACACTCGGAATGTACGACAGGTGTCTGCTCCGAGCCGGCCTcgccaccaacaacaccaacaccgccCAAAGCGATCCCTGACACCTCCGGGACGTAGCACCCACAGTCTTGACAAGAATGCTTCTTCCCCACAGTCTCAGTACTCCCAGTCCACCTACCGCTCGCGCGATTCTCCAAACAGCTATCGCGCGCCTGCGCCTACCCAATCCTCACATCTCCTGGAGGACCGAGTCGCGAACCTCGAGCGTCAAAACAAGATCCTCCAGGCTGCTTTGATGGCTGCTCTTGATGTCGGCGTTAAGAATAATCTGGAAGATTTCCAAACGGATCCTAGGTTGACGCCTGCCTTTCCGCCCGCTGCGCTGGGGAACCCTTATCTGCCTCGTTTCACTCCGCGCCCGGAGAGCTGGGTCAGTTCTTCCCGCAGCAGTGATTATAGTGGATTTGAGACACCCAATTCGTCGTTCCCGGATGGTCGTGCGAATGCGAAGCAACTCGACAACAAGGTCGAGGATATCGAGTCCGAATGGACATCTGACAAGTCCAGTCTGCGTGGATCTCGAGAAGCCCAAACAGCTCAGGCTTCTTAG